The Astyanax mexicanus isolate ESR-SI-001 chromosome 7, AstMex3_surface, whole genome shotgun sequence genome has a window encoding:
- the LOC103030767 gene encoding regulating synaptic membrane exocytosis protein 1 isoform X23 has translation MPKEAGALLGLKVVGGKITETGRLGAFITKVKKGSLADVVGHLRAGDEVLQWNGKSLPGLTKKEVYNIILDSQMEPQVELVVSRPIGVYKSCHDIPRIPETSHPPLESTGSSSFESQKMERPSISVLSPSSPSGLRDAPQLLPGQLSVKMWYDKVGHQLIVNVLQAKELPPRLDGRPRNPYVKMYFLPDRSDKSKRRTKTVKKSLEPKWNQTFVYSHVHRRDFREHMLEITVWDQPKIQDEESDFLGEILIELETALLDDKPHWYKMQTHDLSSIPLPHPSPYLPRRHPHTDTPTKKLQRSQHITETDYDDGIGVVAAAAENRPRERERERERDRDRERERERERDRTTLEVPEQQRSTHHRSRSVSPHRDEESRARSRPANIPMQRSLDEAQHTRRSRSPTRYHDRGRVQEREYVDESEVILIHRSMRGRSAECLHTKRRCSRYNSTLPPKMPLLVNGIHKDIYSSTLPACLKTQPRLSVVSATRQTVAQRVLRFTDDSTISDLQPPLDRVRSASTNCLRPGSNSNSSERERITQSPPCTRPTSPRILIQHASPEDDSWISEPIFPTQETVNHLSARPVVQRQSRSLDKPSCQKPGRKISDSERIQPTSVLRGSRGKGVSLPPLGKVTRGGSSPGIPQLDRGHPHSSAAYSSSTGAQSAARRGRQLPQVPAKSSSVEQALASEERTRQMKVHSYRTPAPSSTSQDLERALKNKRELYKEQRRSCDNVSHKSSDSDVSDVSAISRASSASRISSTSYMSIQSERPRGHFSRHIHPSSRSMLKSTSVSGEIYLERTDGSQSDTALGTLGAGGKKRRSSLSARVVAIVGIPSRRSRSTSQLSQTEAANKKTKGSSQIQRSQETGMAVEYPRNAMARQASRESTDGSMNSYSSEGNLIFSGMRLGADNQFSDFLDGLGPAQLVGRQTLATPSMGDVQIGLINKKGQLEVEVIRARGLTPKPGSKSLPAPYVKVYLLDNGQCKAKKKTKIARKTLDPLYQQTLLFEESPQGKVLQVIVWGDYGRMDHKCFMGVAQILLEELDLSSTVIGWYKLFPPSSLVDPTLAPLTRRASQSSLDSGPPGVRS, from the exons GAGATGAGGTGCTACAGTGGAATGGTAAATCATTACCAGGATTAACTAAGAAGGAAGTTTACAATATCATTTTGGATTCCCAGATGGAACCCCAAGTCGAATTAGTTGTTTCTAGGCCCATTGG GGTGTATAAATCTTGCCA TGATATACCGAGAATACCAGAAACATCACACCCTCCATTAGAATCTA CAGGTTCAAGCTCCTTCGAGTCTCAGAAAATGGAGCGGCCATCTATATCTGTCCTGTCCCCTTCCAGCCCCAGTGGTTTGAGAGATGCGCCACAGCTCCTGCCTGGACAGCTCTCG GTAAAAATGTGGTATGATAAGGTGGGCCATCAGTTGATAGTCAACGTACTGCAGGCCAAAGAGCTGCCCCCCAGACTGGATGGAAGACCCAGAAATCCTTACGTCAAAATGTACTTCCTGCCTGATAGAAG TGATAAAAGCAAGCGTAGAACGAAAACGGTCAAGAAGAGTTTAGAGCCCAAGTGGAACCAGACCTTTGTGTACTCCCATGTGCACCGGCGGGATTTCAGAGAGCACATGCTGGAGATTACAGTGTGGGACCAGCCCAAAATACAAGATGAGGAGAGTGACTTTCTGGGAGAG ATCCTGATTGAGCTGGAGACTGCTCTGCTGGATGATAAGCCTCACTGGTACAAGATGCAGACTCACGACCTCTCTTCCATCCCGCTGCCCCACCCCTCGCCATACCTGCCCCGTAGACACCcccacacagacacgcccaccAAGAAGCTGCAGC gCTCTCAGCATATCACAGAAACAGATTATGATGATGGTATTGGCGTAGTGGCTGCAG CTGCAGAAAATCGAccaagggaaagagagagggagagagagagggatagggatagggagagggaaagggagagagagagggatcggACCACGTTAGAGGTTCCTGAGCAGCAGAGGTCAACGCATCACCGCTCTCGCTCCGTATCCCCTCATAGAGATGAGGAGAGCAGGGCCAGGTCACGGCCTGCTAACATTCCCATGCAAAG gagtttagatGAGGCTCAGCATACCCGTCGCTCTCGTTCCCCCACCCGTTATCATGACCGTGGCCGTGTacaagagagagagtatgtggaTGAAAG TGAGGTCATCTTGATACACAGATCAATGCGGGGTAGGAGCGCAGAGTGCCTGCACACCAAAAG AAGGTGCTCTAGGTACAATAGCACACTTCCACCTAAGATGCCTCTCTTAGTCAATGGCATTCATAAAGACATCTATAG TTCCACCCTTCCTGCATGTCTTAAGACTCAGCCCCGGCTGTCAGTGGTCTCTGCCACTCGCCAAACTGTGGCACAGCGTGTGCTCAGGTTCACTGATGACAGCACCATTAG TGATCTGCAGCCCCCTCTTGACAGGGTTAGAAGTGCTAGTACCAACTGTCTGAGACCAGGTTCAAATTCCAATTCATCAGAACGAGAAAG GATCACCCAGTCTCCCCCCTGCACCCGACCCACCAGCCCCAGGATTCTAATCCAACACGCCTCCCCTGAAGACGACAG CTGGATTTCGGAGCCCATTTTTCCTACTCAGGAGACAGTGAACCACCTCAGTGCAAGGCCAGTGGTACAGAG GCAGTCAAGATCTCTGGACAAGCCTAGCTGTCAGAAACCTGGGAGGAAAATATCTGACAGTGAGCG AATACAGCCTACCTCTGTTCTAAGGGGCTCCAGAGGAAAGGGGGTATCCCTGCCTCCACTGGGTAAGGTGACCCGAGGGGGTTCTAGCCCAGGCATACCTCAACTGGACAG GGGCCATCCGCATTCCAGCGCTGCATACTCTTCATCAACAGGGGCTCAGTCAGCAGCACGTAGGGGGCGACAGTTGCCCCAGGTCCCTGCCAAAAGCAGCAGTGTAGAACAAG CCCTTGCCTCAGAGGAGCGGACACGGCAGATGAAGGTACATTCCTACAGGACACCAGCTCCCTCCAGTACCAGCCAGGACCTGGAGAGGGCACTCAAGAACAAACGAGAG CTTTATAAAGAGCAGCGGCGGAGCTGTGATAATGTATCCCATAAGTCCTCAGACAGTGATGTCAGTGATGTGTCAGCCATCTCTCGCGCCAGCAGTGCCTCACGGATCAGTAGCACCAGCTACATGTCCATCCAATCAGAGCGGCCCAGGGGTCACTTCAG CCGTCATATTCACCCGTCCAGCCGGAGCATGTTGAAAAGCACGAGCGTGAGTGGTGAGATTTATCTGGAGCGCACGGACGGCAGCCAGTCGGACACAGCTCTGGGAACTCTGGGGGCAGGGGGGAAGAAACGgcgctccagtctcagtgctcgCGTGGTGGCTATCGTGGGCATTCCGTCCAGACGTAGTAGGAGCACCTCTCAGCTCAGCCAAACAG AAGCAGCAAATAAGAAAACTAAAGGCTCGAGTCAGATCCAGAGGAGTCAAGAGACGGGGATGGCAGTGGAGTATCCCCGCAACGCAATGGCTCGACAGGCCAGCCGGGAGTCCACTGATGGCAGTATGAACAGCTACAGCTCTGAGGGGAA tCTTATCTTCTCAGGGATGAGGCTGGGGGCTGACAACCAGTTCAGTGACTTCCTTGATGGCCTTGGCCCTGCTCAGTTAGTGGGAAGGCAGACCCTAGCAACGCCCTCTATGG GAGATGTTCAAATCGGTTTAATAAATAAGAAGGGGCAGCTTGAGGTGGAGGTGATCAGGGCACGTGGCCTTACCCCCAAACCAGGATCCAAATCGCTGCCAG CTCCCTACGTCAAGGTTTATTTGCTGGATAACGGTCAATGTAAAGCCAAAAAGAAAACCAAGATTGCACGAAAAACGCTCGACCCGTTGTATCAGCAAACGCTGCTGTTTGAGGAGAGTCCGCAGGGTAAAGTTCTACAG GTAATAGTATGGGGCGATTATGGCCGCATGGACCACAAATGCTTCATGGGAGTTGCACAGATTCTTTTAGAGGAGCTGGACCTTTCTAGCACAGTGATTGGCTGGTACAAACTGTTTCCCCCATCCTCATTGGTAGACCCAACGTTAGCTCCTCTCACGCGACGTGCTTCCCAGTCATCACTCGATTCAGGTCCGCCAGGCGTCAGGTCCTAG